Part of the Streptomyces sp. NBC_00457 genome, TCCGGTTTTGTCTGATGAGTTACGGTCGGATCAGAAGTGCTCAGCGGCTTCCGGCCGGTCTGTGGGTCAGTCCCCCTTGACGGTGACCACGGTCAGCATCGCCTCGTCACTCGGCAGGGTGAACGCGCCCGCCGCTAGGTCCGTCGCGATGCGCACGGAGCCGTCCAGCGGATCACCGGCGGACGGGACCCGGCGAGCGCGCGGCAGTTGTCGGGACAGCTCCTCCTCCAGCGGTACGACGAGAGGGGCGCCGATCTTGAGCAGCCCGCCGGTGACGGCGACCCGTGCGTCCGCGTCCGGCGGGCAGACGGCTGCCGCGGACTCGGCCATGTGCCGGGCGGCCGTGCGCAGGATGCCCGCGGCGACGGGGTCGCCGTCCGCGCACGCGGCCACATGCGGCACGAAGGACGCGAGGACGGCGGGCCGGTCCGGCCGGGGGTACAGCTTGCCGGGCAGCCCCGGCATCGGACCGAACTCCTCCTCGGCGCGCGTCAGCAGGGCGGCGGACCCGCCGGGCCGCCCGTCGTAGGCCCGCAGTGCCGCCTCCAGTCCGGCCCGGCCGATCCAGGCACCGCCGCCGCAGTCGCCCAGCAGATGCCCCCAGCCGTCGGCGCGACGCCAGTTCGTCAGGTCCGTACCGATGGCGATCAGTCCGGTACCGGCGGCGACCACGGCACCGGGCCGCGGCCCGACGGCACCGACATACGCGGCGACGCCGTCGGCGACAAGCGCGAGCGTCCGGACACCGAACTCCCGGCGCAGCGCACCCGGGAGTTCGGCGCGCAGGGCGGCGCCGAGCGTGGAGAGCCCGGCGGCCCCGACGACGGCGGTGTCCAGCCGGTGCACGCCGGTCTCGGTCACCAACACCCGCACCATGGGCACCAGTTGCTCCATCAGATGCCCCGGATCGATACCACGCGCACCGGTCCGCACCGGCACTCGTGACTC contains:
- a CDS encoding N-acetylglucosamine kinase → MTPPSGRARLADTPAGFLAVDSGGSGLRVVVATAQGDVKAQRESRVPVRTGARGIDPGHLMEQLVPMVRVLVTETGVHRLDTAVVGAAGLSTLGAALRAELPGALRREFGVRTLALVADGVAAYVGAVGPRPGAVVAAGTGLIAIGTDLTNWRRADGWGHLLGDCGGGAWIGRAGLEAALRAYDGRPGGSAALLTRAEEEFGPMPGLPGKLYPRPDRPAVLASFVPHVAACADGDPVAAGILRTAARHMAESAAAVCPPDADARVAVTGGLLKIGAPLVVPLEEELSRQLPRARRVPSAGDPLDGSVRIATDLAAGAFTLPSDEAMLTVVTVKGD